One window of Mauremys reevesii isolate NIE-2019 linkage group 4, ASM1616193v1, whole genome shotgun sequence genomic DNA carries:
- the LOC120403194 gene encoding olfactory receptor 1019-like: MAERNHTTVTEFIFVGFTDHPELQIPLFMLFLVMYVVSLMGNLGMIVLIMFETRLHTPMYFFLSQMSIVDIGYSTAIAPRLLMTFVAETRTIPLIECAAQLFFVCFFVTSECCLLAVIAYDRFKAICNPLLYRAIMSKRHCVLFVAGTYLCGSVNSIVQTLFIFSLSFCSSNVVNHFFCDVPPMLKLSCSDTHVTDLVLFTFSTVIVTTTFLGVLISYMCILVAILRIHSSKGRCKTFSTCASHLTVVTMFYGTLICIYLRPSSSYLMDQDKVTSVFYALVIPMLNPLIYSLRNKEVNDAFKRMIYRKNFSW; this comes from the coding sequence ATGGCAGAGAGAAACCACACCACGGTGACCGAGTTCATTTTTGTAGGATTCACAGATCATCCAGAGCTGCAGATCCCCCTCTTTATGTTGTTCCTAGTGATGTATGTGGTCAGCCTGATGGGGAATCTTGGGATGATAGTGTTAATCATGTTCGAAACCCGACTTCAtacccccatgtactttttcctaaGCCAGATGTCCATTGTAGACATTGGATATTCCACTGCCATAGCTCCCAGGTTGCTAATGACCTTTGTAGCAGAGACTAGAACCATTCCTTTGATTGAGTGTGCGGCACAACTATTCTTCGTCTGTTTCTTTGTGACCAGCGAATGTTGCCTCCTGGCTGTGATTGCATATGACCGCTTCAAAGCTATCTGTAATCCTCTGCTATACAGAGCCATTATGTCCAAGAGACACTGTGTCCTGTTTGTGGCTGGTACATACTTATGTGGCTCTGTGAATTCAATTGTGCAAACACTATTTATATTCAGTCTGTCCTTCTGCAGCTCCAATGTTGtcaaccatttcttctgtgatgtGCCCCCTATGCTGAAGCTGTCCTGCTCTGACACCCATGTCACTGACCTTGTACTTTTCACTTTCTCTACTGTAATTGTCACAACTACTTTCCTGGGTGTCCTAATCTCCTACATGTGCATCCTTGTGGCCATTCTTAGGATCCATTCTTCCAAGGGGAGATGCAAAACCTTTTCCACCTGCGCCTCCCACTTGACAGTCGTCACTATGTTTTATGGGACGCTGATATGTATATATTTAAGACCCAGTTCTAGCTATTTGATGGACCAAGACAAGGTTACCTCTGTGTTTTATGCCCTTGTGATCCCCATGTTGAACCCcctgatctacagcctgagaaacaaggagGTAAATGATGCCTTTAAAAGGATGATATACAGGAAGAACTTTTCTTGGTAA